The following proteins are co-located in the Girardinichthys multiradiatus isolate DD_20200921_A unplaced genomic scaffold, DD_fGirMul_XY1 scaffold_38, whole genome shotgun sequence genome:
- the LOC124865197 gene encoding phospholipase A and acyltransferase 4-like, giving the protein MNGDEPKPGDLIEIFRNVYEHWAVYVGEGYVVHLLGPDGSISSSSTINLPIGKNNVLKQKLLEVVSTDEWTINNLHDQEKQPRPPEVIVNEAHKLVGTTRSYNVVNYNCEHFATELRYGNAESEQVEEAVKVTLGVTGLSITVGVVIVAFLLWKTQRSSSN; this is encoded by the exons ATG AACGGAGATGAACCGAAGCCTGGAGACTTGATTGAGATCTTCCGTAACGTCTATGAGCACTGGGCTGTGTACGTTGGAGAGGGCTACGTTGTTCATCTTCTGGGACCAGATG GAAGTATTTCGTCCTCCAGCACCATAAACCTTCCCATTGGGAAGAACAACGTTCTGAAACAGAAGCTACTGGAGGTGGTGAGCACTGACGAGTGGACGATCAACAACCTCCACGACCAGGAGAAACAACCCCGCCCTCCGGAGGTTATCGTGAACGAAGCCCACAAACTCGTGGGCACAACTCGATCATACAACGTCGTCAACTACAACTGTGAACATTTTGCAACTGAGCTTCGCTACGGCAACGCTGAGTCAGAGCAG GTAGAAGAAGCTGTGAAGGTCACACTTGGTGTGACTGGACTCTCAATAACTGTGGGAGTCGTGATCGTGGCTTTTTTACTTTGGAAGACTCAAAGGTCATCAAGTAACTGA